A portion of the Chryseobacterium tructae genome contains these proteins:
- a CDS encoding tyrosine-type recombinase/integrase, giving the protein MTRKKTLAEIAELWKNDKKLYVKKSTFSAYILLLENHLLPVFKDYSEIEDEEVQKFVFQKLDQGLSQKSIKDILIVLKMVLKFGAKNKWIEFINFDVQYPTVRQTHTIEVLSRTHQKKVMSYIQEHFTFRNLGVYICLSSGMRIGEICALTWEDLDMDNGVINIRKTIQRIYVIEDGERRTELLIDTPKTKNSIREIPLSRDLLRMLKPFKKIVNPAFYVLTNDSKPTEPRTYRSYYKNLMRYLEIPDIKFHGLRHSFATRCIESKCDYKTVSVLLGHSNISTTLNLYVHPNLEQKKKAIDQMFKALK; this is encoded by the coding sequence ATGACAAGAAAGAAAACATTAGCAGAAATCGCTGAACTTTGGAAGAATGACAAAAAGTTGTATGTAAAAAAATCAACCTTTTCGGCTTATATATTGTTGCTGGAAAATCATCTACTACCTGTATTTAAAGACTATTCTGAGATTGAGGATGAAGAAGTGCAAAAGTTTGTGTTTCAAAAATTAGATCAGGGATTAAGTCAGAAAAGTATCAAAGATATTCTCATTGTACTGAAAATGGTATTGAAATTTGGAGCAAAGAATAAATGGATTGAGTTCATCAATTTTGATGTGCAATATCCTACGGTTCGGCAAACCCATACAATAGAGGTATTGAGCAGAACACATCAGAAAAAAGTAATGAGCTATATTCAGGAGCATTTTACCTTTAGAAATTTGGGCGTTTATATCTGTCTATCTTCGGGTATGCGTATTGGGGAAATATGTGCCTTGACTTGGGAAGATTTAGATATGGATAATGGTGTTATCAATATCCGAAAAACTATTCAAAGAATTTATGTGATTGAAGATGGAGAGCGCAGAACGGAACTGTTGATTGATACACCTAAAACCAAAAATTCAATCCGTGAAATTCCACTAAGCAGAGACTTGTTGAGAATGCTGAAACCTTTTAAAAAAATTGTTAATCCTGCATTTTATGTTTTAACTAATGATTCTAAACCCACAGAGCCAAGAACCTACCGAAGCTACTATAAAAATCTGATGCGATACTTGGAAATTCCAGATATTAAATTTCACGGATTACGACATAGTTTCGCTACTAGATGCATTGAAAGTAAATGTGACTATAAAACAGTTAGTGTTTTATTAGGCCATTCCAATATCAGTACTACATTGAACTTGTATGTTCACCCCAATCTGGAACAAAAGAAAAAAGCAATTGATCAGATGTTTAAAGCACTTAAATAA
- a CDS encoding restriction endonuclease subunit S, whose amino-acid sequence MFAFPNLRFPGFEEEWETKKLGEVVKINQGLQIAISERLTEKREGAYFYITNEFLKANSIKRYYILNPPKSVICEEEDILMTRTGNTGQVVTNVSGAFHNNFFKVAYPEYIVKNFLLNFLQSNKIQNQIIRLAGTSTIPDLNHSDFYKIKIIFPSTQEQKKISTLLSLLAQRIQTQKKIISQLTSQMLNLKDLIFEQKLKFKDDQDANFPDWKENKIENICEKQSSSISANKIEDNIGDYPIYGATGILKNIDFYEVESDYISIIKDGAGVGRLLYCKGKSSVLGTLDIIKPKNVNIFFLYLLLSRIDFKKYITGSTIPHIYFKDYKKEKHLIPSIEEQFKIANFLSSIQEKIEIQKQILEKLEFQKKFLLANLFV is encoded by the coding sequence ATCTTTGCCTTTCCTAATTTACGATTCCCGGGGTTTGAAGAGGAGTGGGAAACAAAAAAACTGGGGGAAGTCGTAAAAATTAATCAAGGACTACAAATAGCAATATCTGAACGATTAACAGAAAAGAGAGAAGGAGCGTACTTTTATATTACAAATGAATTTTTAAAAGCTAATTCAATAAAAAGATACTACATTTTAAATCCTCCAAAATCTGTAATTTGTGAAGAAGAAGATATATTAATGACTAGGACAGGAAATACAGGACAAGTGGTAACAAATGTATCAGGTGCATTCCATAATAATTTTTTCAAAGTAGCTTACCCCGAATATATCGTCAAGAATTTTTTATTAAATTTTCTACAATCAAATAAAATACAGAATCAAATTATTCGATTAGCAGGAACATCAACAATTCCCGATTTAAATCATTCTGATTTTTATAAGATTAAAATTATATTTCCTTCTACGCAAGAACAAAAGAAAATAAGTACTTTATTGAGTTTATTAGCTCAACGTATTCAAACCCAAAAGAAAATAATTTCTCAATTAACATCCCAAATGTTAAATCTCAAAGATTTAATATTTGAACAGAAACTAAAATTCAAGGATGATCAAGATGCTAACTTTCCAGATTGGAAAGAAAATAAAATAGAAAATATCTGTGAGAAACAATCTTCTAGTATTTCGGCTAATAAAATCGAAGATAATATAGGAGATTATCCAATTTATGGAGCTACCGGAATTTTGAAAAATATTGATTTTTATGAAGTTGAAAGTGATTATATATCAATAATAAAAGACGGAGCTGGTGTTGGAAGGTTGTTATATTGCAAGGGAAAGTCTTCAGTTTTAGGAACATTGGACATTATAAAGCCTAAAAATGTAAATATCTTTTTTTTATATCTTTTACTTTCAAGAATTGACTTCAAAAAATACATTACTGGAAGTACAATACCACATATATATTTTAAAGATTATAAAAAAGAAAAACACTTGATACCTTCAATAGAGGAACAGTTCAAAATTGCCAATTTTCTTTCTTCCATTCAAGAAAAGATAGAAATACAAAAGCAAATCTTAGAAAAGTTAGAATTTCAGAAGAAGTTTCTTTTGGCAAATTTGTTTGTTTGA
- a CDS encoding restriction endonuclease subunit S, producing MTKENKSVKNFPNLRFPGFEEEWEEKMLGNLGTFSGGGTPTSSNEKFWNGNIPWISSSDLEEDNILKINISRFITQDAIEKSATKLCKAPSVLIVSRVGVGKVALSLNDICTSQDFTNISELKCNQLYLAFQLSKVMKKAANEVQGTSIKGISSSEIKSKKIYLPLIIEQEKIALFFEKIEERIQTQKKIIEDNRKMKLELSHSLFTRSLKINQRYISKWEEKKLGDISTILMGQSPDSLAYNTDGKGLPLIQGNADIVQRFSEPRQFTSQITKTCDIGDIILTVRAPVGYVAKSKHFACIGRGVCTIKSNEKSDSEFIYQFLLYFENKWASFEQGSTFTSVNSSDIKVIKLNIPTIKEQKEIAQFLKAFDEKINLENELLTQYENQKKYLLQNLFV from the coding sequence ATGACAAAAGAAAATAAAAGTGTGAAGAATTTTCCTAATTTACGATTCCCGGGGTTTGAAGAGGAATGGGAAGAGAAAATGTTGGGTAACTTGGGAACTTTTTCAGGAGGAGGAACTCCGACTTCATCTAATGAAAAATTTTGGAATGGAAACATTCCTTGGATATCTTCTTCCGACTTAGAAGAAGATAATATTCTTAAAATTAATATTAGTAGATTTATTACTCAAGATGCAATTGAAAAATCGGCTACGAAATTATGTAAAGCGCCTTCTGTATTAATTGTTTCAAGGGTTGGAGTTGGAAAAGTAGCATTATCGTTAAATGATATATGTACAAGTCAGGATTTTACAAATATATCTGAACTTAAATGTAATCAACTTTATTTAGCTTTTCAGCTTTCTAAAGTGATGAAAAAAGCGGCTAATGAAGTACAAGGAACTTCTATTAAAGGAATTTCGTCTTCAGAAATAAAGTCAAAAAAAATATATCTTCCACTCATAATTGAACAAGAAAAAATTGCTTTATTCTTTGAGAAGATTGAAGAAAGAATTCAAACCCAAAAGAAAATAATTGAGGATAATCGTAAGATGAAATTAGAGCTTTCTCATAGCCTTTTTACTAGAAGTCTAAAAATCAATCAGCGATATATCAGTAAATGGGAAGAAAAGAAGCTAGGAGATATATCAACAATCTTGATGGGGCAATCTCCAGATTCGTTAGCTTATAATACGGATGGAAAAGGATTACCTTTGATTCAGGGTAATGCAGATATTGTTCAAAGATTTTCAGAACCAAGACAATTTACTAGTCAAATTACAAAAACGTGTGATATTGGAGATATAATATTAACTGTGCGTGCTCCTGTAGGTTATGTTGCAAAATCTAAGCATTTTGCTTGTATAGGACGTGGAGTTTGTACTATCAAAAGTAATGAAAAATCTGATTCTGAATTTATTTATCAGTTTTTATTATACTTTGAAAACAAATGGGCATCTTTTGAACAAGGTAGTACTTTTACTTCTGTGAATTCATCCGATATAAAAGTTATTAAGTTAAATATTCCAACAATAAAGGAGCAAAAAGAAATAGCACAATTTTTAAAAGCTTTTGATGAAAAAATAAACTTAGAAAACGAGTTACTAACCCAATATGAAAATCAGAAAAAGTATTTATTACAAAATCTTTTTGTCTAG
- a CDS encoding type I restriction-modification system subunit M: MSEEQKRQLQQQLWNIANTLRGKMDADEFRDYILGFIFYKYLSEKIHFTASKILLDSGEDIDYNDIDENSESGKEIVEAIYEEIVEDLGYFLKPSELFSNIAKKGHQKQEGKSNFILAELSKILNNIEQSTLGTNSEDDFEGLFDDLDLTSAKLGRTEDEKNTLISKVLYHLDDIDFNLSDTNADVLGDAYEYLIAQFASGAGKKAGEFYTPQQVSTILARIVTSRKSQLKSVYDPTCGSGSLLLRVAREAKVSDFYGQEMNRTTYNLARMNMILHGVNYSNFDIRQEDTLEKPQHLDKTFDAIVANPPFSAKWSANELHLLDERFSQYGKLAPSSKADFAFIQHMIHHLDENGIMAVVMPHGVLFRGAAELIIRKYLIEEKNYLDAVIGLPANIFFGTSIPTCILIFKKCREAEEDILFVDASKEFEKQKNQNVLLNAHINKIVDTYQNRTVTEKFSHKATLQEVADNDYNLNIPRYVDTFEEEEEIDIQAVMAEIKELEAKRSQLDSEIEVYLKELGLVS, encoded by the coding sequence ATGTCAGAAGAACAGAAACGACAGTTGCAGCAGCAACTTTGGAATATAGCTAATACTTTACGTGGCAAAATGGATGCTGATGAATTCAGAGATTATATTTTAGGATTCATCTTTTACAAGTACCTTTCTGAAAAAATTCATTTTACAGCAAGCAAAATTTTATTAGATTCTGGCGAAGATATTGATTATAATGATATCGACGAAAATTCTGAATCTGGAAAGGAAATTGTGGAAGCTATTTATGAAGAAATAGTTGAAGATTTAGGCTATTTTCTAAAGCCTTCAGAGCTTTTTAGTAATATTGCTAAAAAAGGTCATCAAAAGCAAGAAGGAAAGTCCAATTTTATCTTGGCTGAGCTCTCTAAAATCCTTAATAATATTGAACAATCTACTCTTGGAACGAATAGTGAAGATGACTTTGAAGGATTGTTTGATGATTTAGATCTTACTTCAGCAAAATTAGGAAGAACAGAAGATGAAAAGAACACATTGATTTCAAAAGTCTTATATCATCTTGATGATATTGATTTCAATTTATCTGATACTAATGCTGATGTCTTGGGAGATGCCTATGAATATTTAATCGCACAGTTTGCTAGTGGTGCAGGAAAAAAAGCTGGTGAATTCTATACTCCTCAACAAGTTTCTACTATTCTGGCAAGAATAGTTACCAGTAGAAAATCACAATTAAAATCTGTTTATGATCCTACTTGCGGAAGTGGTTCATTGCTTTTGCGTGTTGCCCGTGAAGCAAAAGTAAGTGATTTTTACGGTCAGGAAATGAACCGTACTACTTACAATCTTGCAAGAATGAATATGATTCTTCATGGTGTCAATTATAGTAATTTTGATATCAGACAGGAAGATACACTGGAAAAGCCTCAACATCTTGATAAAACATTTGATGCTATTGTTGCTAACCCTCCTTTCTCTGCTAAATGGAGCGCTAATGAGCTACATCTTTTAGATGAAAGATTTTCACAATATGGAAAATTAGCCCCATCTTCAAAAGCAGATTTCGCTTTTATACAACACATGATCCATCATTTGGATGAGAATGGAATTATGGCAGTTGTTATGCCTCACGGAGTTCTATTCCGTGGAGCAGCAGAATTAATTATCAGAAAATACCTTATTGAAGAGAAAAATTATTTGGATGCTGTTATTGGCTTACCCGCTAATATTTTCTTTGGCACCAGTATTCCGACTTGTATTTTAATCTTTAAGAAATGTCGTGAAGCCGAGGAAGACATTCTGTTTGTAGATGCAAGCAAAGAATTTGAAAAGCAGAAAAATCAAAATGTGCTTCTCAATGCTCATATCAATAAAATTGTTGATACTTATCAAAACCGTACGGTAACTGAAAAATTTAGTCATAAAGCTACCCTACAGGAAGTGGCCGATAATGATTACAACCTTAATATTCCTCGCTATGTCGATACCTTTGAGGAAGAAGAGGAAATTGATATTCAGGCGGTCATGGCTGAAATTAAAGAGCTTGAAGCCAAGCGCTCTCAATTAGATTCTGAAATTGAAGTTTATTTAAAAGAATTAGGCTTAGTAAGCTAA
- a CDS encoding condensation domain-containing protein — translation MIKRKLMMVERIMYVDPETPVNCIFTAKIKGELPEQNFKTALEKIQQKHPLLKVVVDTKSEKYPFFIEEKDIAPIPLRIVERKTDQDWLAESQKEWKILFEEEKKPLARVVWVKGQDVSEVFWVMPHCISDGTTGVTLMHELLQLLDNPALELESYEAFSSVDEFLPSNFNVKSKKFKANLYLMFARFFFLLQQKSKKKNLGNDYVLHQKLDSETTSQITKRCKANGVSVHALLCAAFMQAFQEVKGKEAKGKVISPVDVRHLFRRSKKIIYLLLLQRLI, via the coding sequence ATGATCAAAAGAAAACTAATGATGGTAGAAAGGATCATGTATGTAGATCCTGAGACCCCAGTCAATTGTATATTTACCGCAAAAATAAAAGGAGAACTTCCGGAGCAGAATTTTAAAACTGCTCTGGAAAAAATCCAGCAAAAACACCCTTTATTAAAGGTAGTTGTGGACACGAAAAGTGAGAAGTATCCCTTTTTTATTGAAGAAAAAGACATTGCTCCTATCCCACTTCGCATTGTAGAAAGAAAAACAGATCAGGATTGGCTGGCAGAGTCTCAAAAAGAATGGAAAATCTTATTTGAAGAAGAGAAAAAGCCACTAGCCCGCGTAGTCTGGGTAAAGGGACAGGACGTTTCTGAAGTTTTTTGGGTAATGCCCCACTGTATTTCAGACGGAACCACCGGAGTTACCTTAATGCACGAACTTCTTCAGCTTTTGGATAATCCTGCTTTGGAATTAGAATCTTATGAGGCTTTCTCTTCTGTAGACGAATTTTTGCCTTCCAATTTTAATGTAAAAAGTAAGAAGTTCAAGGCTAATCTTTACCTGATGTTTGCTCGTTTCTTCTTCCTCTTACAACAAAAAAGTAAAAAGAAAAATCTTGGAAACGATTACGTTCTTCACCAAAAATTGGATTCCGAAACCACATCCCAAATCACTAAAAGATGTAAAGCCAACGGAGTTTCCGTGCATGCTTTATTGTGTGCTGCATTTATGCAGGCTTTTCAGGAGGTAAAAGGGAAAGAAGCCAAAGGAAAAGTGATCAGTCCGGTAGATGTTCGTCATTTATTCCGGAGATCAAAGAAGATCATTTATTTGCTTTTGCTCCAACGGTTGATCTAG
- a CDS encoding condensation domain-containing protein → MKRRLLFGERMLLGDGTEPFNAVIPFRLRGTFALKDIQEALAQIQKKHPWLKALIAHDEKNIPWFDVPENPISIPVRIVARKSEDHWQEESKREWNTLFDPKKLPLIRFVWLKGENVSDMLFAFHHCLCDGGSAMAFLYEFLKVLDNPNADIGIENPILGIQDVVPAHILNNRKQKLKAKFIGRLAATAIKYIPTGKKSIDRKDDYLLHWKVNETISQQLISYCKSNGVTVNTFLSAALLQAFKEVKGAGAFNKVSCPVDIRRFASQIKNDHIFAFGLMIVVSANEKLSFLENVRAMQTSVERKTSKLNPYITMMVMESGHDALNNFTKLLKNGKSSNDCMFSNLGRIQIPHEYKEFSVDTIFSPSVIGPLGNTTTLVVSTYRGKMDFSFVGSEGYLPYIDAIAIRDEIMQIIKLQLEYIAVS, encoded by the coding sequence ATGAAAAGAAGATTGTTATTTGGCGAACGAATGTTACTGGGAGACGGAACAGAACCCTTCAATGCGGTGATCCCTTTCAGACTCAGAGGTACCTTTGCATTAAAAGATATCCAGGAAGCTTTGGCTCAAATCCAGAAAAAACATCCGTGGTTAAAAGCGTTGATCGCTCATGACGAAAAAAATATTCCCTGGTTTGATGTTCCTGAAAACCCGATCTCCATTCCGGTACGTATCGTTGCCCGAAAAAGCGAGGATCACTGGCAGGAAGAATCCAAGAGAGAATGGAATACCCTATTTGACCCTAAAAAATTACCCCTGATCCGATTTGTCTGGCTTAAGGGGGAAAACGTTTCTGACATGCTTTTTGCGTTCCATCATTGTTTGTGCGATGGTGGTTCTGCAATGGCTTTTCTATATGAATTTTTAAAAGTTCTGGATAATCCCAATGCAGATATTGGAATAGAAAATCCTATTTTAGGCATTCAGGATGTGGTTCCGGCTCATATTTTAAATAACCGTAAGCAGAAACTAAAGGCTAAATTCATTGGAAGACTGGCTGCTACAGCAATTAAGTATATTCCTACCGGTAAAAAATCCATTGATAGAAAGGATGATTATCTGCTTCACTGGAAAGTAAATGAAACGATAAGCCAACAATTGATTTCTTACTGTAAATCTAATGGCGTTACGGTCAATACATTTTTAAGTGCTGCTTTACTCCAAGCCTTTAAAGAAGTAAAAGGAGCAGGAGCTTTTAATAAAGTTTCTTGTCCCGTTGATATCAGACGCTTTGCTTCACAGATCAAGAATGACCATATTTTCGCTTTTGGACTGATGATTGTGGTTTCAGCGAATGAAAAACTGAGCTTCTTAGAAAATGTACGCGCTATGCAGACTTCTGTAGAGCGCAAAACCTCGAAACTCAATCCTTATATTACCATGATGGTGATGGAATCCGGGCATGATGCTTTGAATAATTTCACCAAGCTTTTAAAGAACGGAAAATCTTCTAACGACTGTATGTTTTCCAATCTGGGACGCATTCAGATTCCTCATGAGTATAAAGAATTTTCAGTAGATACTATTTTCAGTCCGTCTGTGATTGGCCCATTGGGAAATACAACGACATTAGTAGTGTCTACCTACCGTGGGAAAATGGATTTTTCCTTTGTGGGAAGCGAGGGCTATTTACCTTATATTGATGCCATAGCCATCCGTGATGAAATCATGCAAATCATTAAACTACAACTGGAATATATCGCTGTATCATGA
- a CDS encoding glycosyltransferase has translation MVDIRKAFFEKIIAAFKDQPVTVIAATPPEIFEEWPENFIVNSFVPQSAVMQQMDMVICHGGFNTVNDTFRNGLPMLITPIAYDHFHIAKLIEQAGCGISIRYKRLRVDALRETVFELLENPKYRAAAQEVQNTFTLAGGNDKAVELLENFVEEHSTLASV, from the coding sequence TTGGTAGACATCAGAAAAGCATTCTTTGAAAAGATCATCGCTGCATTCAAAGACCAGCCGGTTACCGTGATTGCCGCTACTCCCCCGGAAATCTTTGAAGAATGGCCGGAGAATTTCATCGTAAACAGCTTTGTACCTCAATCAGCAGTAATGCAGCAAATGGATATGGTGATCTGCCATGGTGGCTTCAATACAGTGAACGATACGTTCCGTAACGGATTACCGATGTTGATCACGCCTATCGCTTACGATCATTTTCATATTGCGAAATTAATTGAGCAGGCAGGTTGCGGAATCAGCATCCGATACAAAAGACTTCGTGTGGACGCTCTTCGTGAAACCGTTTTTGAATTACTGGAAAATCCTAAATACAGAGCTGCAGCCCAAGAGGTTCAAAATACCTTTACTCTTGCCGGAGGCAATGATAAAGCCGTAGAATTACTGGAAAACTTTGTAGAGGAACATTCCACATTAGCTTCAGTATAA